A region from the Acyrthosiphon pisum isolate AL4f chromosome A1, pea_aphid_22Mar2018_4r6ur, whole genome shotgun sequence genome encodes:
- the LOC100160101 gene encoding uncharacterized protein LOC100160101 produces MDSLLREELPTIVSNGAFGQNLKYLSFDLDKDHVGQDQYMSTVLFGTFTTSDESQHRVVIKLKLRDEKKRIQFKIDFQFHNEITMYERIIPFLFECHRSMAGVRNWPTFARFFYGRNKCGEFFERDLIVLENVNPLGFRLSEDRPFLDYDHVLIAFRALAKFHGFSYTAKHKDPDRFQEIIMDIRDTQFDADGQWLFKNNALSRFGKRGVDQLLKRSGDLYRENKHMRRFNEIIGDGNNSLRRVLVPQEPFSVVCHGDFNRNNVLFRYDEVGLPVDVLLFDFGTPRYGSPVLDLSFFLYMNTTQNLRESRLDDLLNAYCLTLAESVPSGVRVPNRAELDSEMSKCALLGLAHALFFLPHQLESDTHHEGMDEEEIIEWILQLGGDTATNRVADLVQHIVDMEYTNVLSS; encoded by the exons atggaCTCTTTGTTGCGAGAAGAACTGCCAACAATTGTGAGCAATGGCGCGTTCggacaaaatctaaaatatttgtcatttgattTGGACAAGGATCACGTCGGACAGGATCAGTACATGTCAACAGTATTATTTGGTACATTCACCACATCTGATGAATCACAACATCGTGTTGtgataaagttaaaacttcgaGATGAAAAGAAgagaattcaatttaaaatcgaCTTTCAATTCCACAACGAAATTACTATGTATGAAAGAattataccatttttatttgaatgtcATCGCTCTATGGCAGGTGTCAGAAACTGGCCAACATTTGCTCGATTTTTTTACGGCCGTAATAAATGCGGTGAGTTTTTTGAAAGAGATTTAATTGTATTGGAGAACGTGAATCCTTTGGGATTCCGATTGAGCGAAGACCGTCCGTTCCTTGACTATGATCACGTTTTAATTGCATTTCGAGCTTTAGCAAA GTTTCATGGGTTCTCATACACAGCAAAACACAAAGACCCCGATCGATTTCAAGAAATCATTATGGATATCCGCGATACACAATTTGATGCAGATGGACAGTGGTTATTTAAGAACAACGCATTAAGTAGATTCGGTAAGCGAGGAGTCGATCAACTGCTTAAACGTAGCGGTGACCTTTATCGGGAAAACAAGCACATGCGTCGATTTAACGAAATCATCGGTGACGGAAACAACTCACTGAGACGTGTGCTTGTTCCCCAAGAACCGTTTTCCGTCGTGTGCCACGGGGATTTCAACCGAAATAATGTGCTGTTCCGGTACGACGAGGTGGGACTTCCAGTTGACGTTTTGCTATTTGATTTTGGGACGCCTCGTTACGGGTCTCCAGTATTAGATCTGTCGTTTTTCTTGTACATGAACACAACGCAAAACTTGCGTGAAAGTCGATTGGACGATTTATTGAACGCGTACTGCTTGACGTTAGCTGAATCCGTACCGTCTGGCGTCCGCGTGCCAAACAGAGCCGAACTGGACTCCGAAATGTCCAAATGTGCATTATTGGGATTAGCGCATGCGTTGTTTTTCTTACCCCATCAGTTAGAATCTGATACTCATCATGAGGGAATGGACGAAGAGGAAATTATAGAGTGGATATTACAGCTGGGTGGTGATACTGCAACGAATCGAGTGGCTGACTTAGTCCAACACATCGTCGATATGGAATACACGAATGTGTTGAGTAGTTAA
- the LOC100575630 gene encoding uncharacterized protein LOC100575630, with protein sequence MELNIEKELKTIVSEVDFGKNCKLVSLKLYNCMTGEEEWCYQKIFCDVTTSDGSHHNIIIKLKLQDFVLRKFFESDLLFNNELIFYEKIIPFLLECRGPTVNDANALFVPRFFYGRNKCDELMSHDLIVIENVSTLGYCLSNEKVFLDFDHLKTTLRTIAKFHGLSYTAKHKDYGRFQDIITGIKESQYNGRFIVQTGLLKVFGQRGINRLLERDGDRYRDHAHIRRLYEFFDDAENTLLQKLKSHGPLSVICHFDCHRDTLMFQYDENGRPFDVLPIDYFMLHYGSPALDLSSFLYISTTQRLRETHWDDLLDTYCAALATSVPPGVRIPGRTEIDAEMAATAVYGFTKALIVVPYMLRSRSDELDSLVTSDDPLDYFLALGGDMATECLADAMQHLVDMGYTDVLKQ encoded by the exons ATGGAGTTGAACATTGAAAAAGAATTAAAGACAATTGTCAGTGAAGTTGACTTCgggaaaaattgtaaattagtgtcgttaaaattatataattgtatgactGGAGAGGAGGAATGGTgctaccaaaaaatattttgtgatgtTACAACATCTGATGGATCTCATCATAACATAATTATCAAGTTAAAACTTCAAGATTTTGTACTACGCAAATTTTTTGAATCTgacttattattcaataatgaattaatattttacgaaaagATTATACCGTTCCTATTGGAGTGCCGGGGACCAACAGTTAATGATGCAAATGCCCTTTTTGTACCACGTTTTTTTTATGGTCGTAATAAATGTGATGAACTTATGTCACATGATTTAATTGTTATCGAAAACGTTAGTACATTAGGATATTGTTTAAGTAATGAAAAAGTGTTCTTGGACTTCGACCATTTAAAAACCACACTTCGTACAATTGCAAA GTTTCATGGACTTTCGTATACTGCCAAACACAAAGATTATGGCAGATTCCAGGACATCATCACTGGTATCAAAGAATCACAGTACAACGGGAGATTTATAGTGCAGACTGGCCTGTTGAAAGTGTTCGGTCAACGAGGGATTAATCGTCTGTTGGAACGGGATGGGGACAGGTACCGAGACCACGCACACATCCGCCGCTTGTACGAGTTCTTCGATGACGCAGAGAACACACTATTGCAGAAATTAAAGAGCCACGGACCACTGTCCGTCATATGCCACTTTGATTGCCACCGCGACACTTTGATGTTCCAATATGACGAAAACGGACGTCCGTTTGACGTGCTGCCCATAGACTATTTTATGCTACATTACGGGTCACCTGCGTTGGACCTGTCATCGTTCCTGTACATATCCACCACTCAGCGGTTGCGCGAGACGCACTGGGATGACTTACTGGACACATATTGCGCCGCTCTGGCCACGTCCGTCCCTCCCGGGGTCCGCATCCCTGGTCGCACCGAAATTGACGCCGAAATGGCCGCGACTGCCGTTTATGGATTCACCAAAGCGTTGATTGTCGTGCCGTATATGTTACGCTCCAGAAGTGATGAACTGGATTCGTTGGTGACGAGCGATGATCCGTTGGACTACTTTCTGGCGTTGGGCGGTGACATGGCAACTGAGTGCTTAGCCGACGCTATGCAGCATTTAGTCGACATGGGCTACACTGATGTG CTGAAACAATAA
- the LOC103309166 gene encoding uncharacterized protein LOC103309166: protein MSQHDIFKKCGKRGVDRLLDRDGERYRDHVHIRRLNKLFDDSKNTLMQTLNGREPLSVICHGDLHRETLMFQYDEHGRPYDALAVDFFMLHYGSPALDLASFLYMSTTQRVREMHWDELLDTYCAALAVSVPPGVCVPGRAEIDAEMAATTVNAFAKTMIGLPFLLRTKNDELDSLVTSDDPVDYFLALGGDMATECLAEIVQHLVDMGYTDVGRDLHSDPAENLISKQFVHICD, encoded by the coding sequence ATGTCTCAGCACGATATCTTTAAGAAGTGCGGTAAACGAGGAGTGGACCGACTGTTGGATCGAGACGGGGAAAGGTACCGGGACCACGTGCACATACGCCGCTTGAACAAGCTGTTCGATGACTCCAAGAACACGTTAATGCAGACCTTAAACGGCCGAGAACCATTGTCCGTCATATGTCACGGCGATTTGCATCGCGAAACTTTGATGTTCCAGTACGACGAGCACGGACGTCCGTACGACGCACTAGCCGTAGACTTTTTTATGCTACATTACGGGTCACCAGCATTGGATCTGGCATCGTTCCTGTATATGTCTACCACTCAGCGGGTGCGTGAAATGCACTGGGACGAGTTGCTGGACACTTACTGCGCCGCACTGGCCGTGTCCGTCCCGCCCGGCGTCTGCGTCCCTGGCCGCGCAGAAATTGACGCCGAGATGGCTGCGACCACCGTCAACGCGTTCGCCAAAACGATGATTGGCCTGCCGTTTTTGTTGCGCACAAAAAACGATGAACTGGATTCGTTAGTGACGAGCGACGACCCGGTGGACTACTTTCTTGCGTTGGGTGGCGACATGGCAACCGAATGCTTGGCCGAAATTGTGCAGCATTTAGTCGACATGGGCTACACGGATGTAGGGCGTGACTTGCACTCTGATCCAGCTGAGAATTTAATCTCAAAACAGTTTGTCCACATATGTGATTGA